The window AAAGCATCGAGCGTTTGAGCGCGGCTTTAGAAAGTATCGAGCCGGGACCTGGCCGCGATACAGGGATTACGAAACTCGAAGAATTAAGAACTCAAATCAAGACGTTTCAACCCTCGCCTCCCAAGGGACGTTATGTCAGTTGGAGCGTTGAACAGATTACTCCCGAGTATCGCCCGCTGCCTTGGGCGACGAAGTTACTAACGTCTCATTCCTCATCATGTGCTTGTGTGGCTCAGTGAGCGAAAGAACCAGGCTTGGGGAGCAAATGATTCCCGAGCATGAAATTTCTCTTATGCCTTCAAGCTTAAAATATTGAGGAAGGAAAAATTCTGTCAGTATAGGACCTGGTCATGCAGTGGCATAAAACGTGTTTATTGATTCTTGCGGTTGGGCTCAGCTTAATCGGTTGTAAGAGTACAGCGTTGGAGGAAAAGCCAACGACTGAATTCAGCATCGGTTTTATAACTGGTCTGGGAGGGGTCACGGAGCCATGCGGTTGTACCTCGCGCCCTTTGGGCGGACTGGACCGTATGGCTGGGCTGGTTTCTGAACGAAACGCGACGGGAGCATTCGGTCTTCTTTTAGTCGGCAATACTTTTTATGAACTGGATAACCCGCCAGGCCATCGTGTGCAGCAAGAACACGAAAAAGCTCGGGCCATAGCAAGTGTGCTTGAGAACTTGAAACCCATGGGTATTTTGCCGGGCCAGCGCGACGTGGAAGTGGGTGCACAGCGTCTTCAAGAGTTTGCAGAATCATTTCGCTTGCCGGTTTTTTCCGGACTTCGCGGCCCATCGGAATTACGATTTAAAGCCGACAGCGCGTTGCGAACAATCGGGGGTCATAAAGTTGGAATCATTGGAGTCGCGGGTGCTGAGGCATCGAATCAAGCCGATAGTTATACGCAAGGAGCTTTGGCGCTGCGCCGGCAAGGAGCGGTCATGGTGCTTGCCCTTGTTGGAATCGGGGGAGCTGAGGGAGAGGCTTTGGCGGCGAAAATTGACGGCGTGGATATCATTGTTCTTGGTGGGGAAGACGAAGTTCGAGCACCCCGGGTAATAGGTCATTCTTTAGTGGTTGAAGCAGGAGACCGTGGCCAGAGGTTAGGTAGCTTGACCTTCCACATGAAGGGCACGGGCGCTTTTCGTTATTACGATGAAGGCAGAAGTCAGAGGAGCGCACTGGATAAGCGCATGAGCCGTTTAGAAAGTGCTCTTGAGCGGATGGAGCCGGGACCTGGCCGTGAGGCCCGCAGTGCAAAGCTTGAGGAGCTTAAAGCGCAGTTGGCGGCCATTCAAACGACACCGCCAGAGGGGCGCTATGTTACCTGGGAAATTGACGAGGTCAGCCAAGATACGGCGGCGCAGAGCTGGGCGACGCAGGTATTAACCAAATACAATAAGTCTCTTTGTAAGCTCACTCTTGCCGCGCACGAAGACTTAAAGTGTCCGCCTGTGCAGTCAGAAACCGAGGAGTATGCGGGTTCTCAAACATGTCGAACCTGCCATGTCGCCGCTTATGAGGTTTATGAAAAAACTGCGCACAGCCATGCTTGGAAAACACTGCAGGACAAAGGCAAGGACTGTGACGTGGGCTGCGTGGGTTGTCATAGCGTTGGTTTCGAAAAACCAGGCGGGTATTGCAGGCTTCAAGATGTAAAGCCGTTTGCGAATGTTGGCTGTGAGAATTGCCACGGCCCGGCGAAATCTCATTCACTCGCGCCCGGGGATCGAAGTCAGTGGAGCACTCAGTTTGTGCGTAAGCCTACCGAGTCAACTTGTACGGGATGCCACAACGAAGAGCACTCAGACCAATTCGATTATGAGACTTATCTTCCAAGGGTGTTGGGGATTGGGCATGGAGTTCCAAGCCCGTAAGGCGCTTTTATTCTTCTACAACAATCAAAGCGTCAATGGCGGCGATTAGATCTTGGTAGCTCTCGAATCGTTGCTGCGGCTTGGGCTGCATGAGGCGGTGCACCAAGGCTTCGATTTCTTTGGGCGTATCTTTTCGCGTATCACGCAACTTCGGTACTTTTTTGTATTTCGCTTCAATCATCCACTCGATATTTTTATCGCGTGGAAAAGGGGATTGGCCGGCGAGCATTTCAAACATGGTGCAGCCAAGCGAATACATATCTGCGTGATGCTGAGCCTTGCCACCAATTTGTTCTGGCGCAGAATACACGAGGCTTCCGAGCCCGGTGCCTTCTTGGGTAAGCCGGTGGTCGCGGCTGGTATCACGGGCGATTCCAAAGTCGGCAATTTTCACATCACCGTTGGCATTGATCATAATATTTTGCGGCTTAATATCGCGATGGATTACACCGACTTCATAAAGGTGCTCGAGTCCCAATGCGACTTGGCGGCTTACTTGTAAGCAGTGCTGAGGCTCCATCGGTTTGCGCCGGGCGAGTTTGTCGAGTGTTTCACCAATGACCAATTCCATGGCGATGTAGTAGGTTTCCCCGTCACGACCAATATCAAAGAGCTTCACTACATTTTTGTGATTTGCTTTTGAGATCAAAGAACCTTCTTGAAGAAAGCGTTGGACGGCTTGCTTTTTCAAGGTGAGTGAACGCGGCAAGACTTTTAAGGCTGCCCGTCCTTCTCCATTGATTTCTTCGGCTTCGTAAACGATGCCCATGGCACCTTCACCCAGCTTGCCGATAAGTCGGTAGTGGCCGAGTTTCTCATCCTTGCCGCGTTTTAATTTAAGATGCGTTTCGATTCGCCCCATCAGCTCACTGAGTCTAATTGGCTTCACAGCGTAGTCGTTGGCCCCGAGCCTGAGTGCTTGAATGACATCTTCGGCATCATCGCGAGCGGTGAGCATAATAATGGGCAGTGACTGGGTGGTGTTGTTGCGGCGTAGCTGTCGTAGGGTCGTAAAACCATCGAGTCCAGGCATGACAACGTCGAGTAAAACAAGATCAATGGCTTCTTGCGCCACCGCTTGAATGGCTTTGGCTCCACTGTCTGCTGTAGCGGTGTTATAGCCGACCTTCTCAAGCTCCCGAGCAATGACTGCGCGGTGTGGCTCACTGTCGTCGACAATTAAAATTGTGCCTTTATCGCTCATATTCCATCCCGCCATATGGCGTTCATTTACTTACCCTTTATACGTTCTATCGTATCTTGGCAGATTCGCTCAATTATCCGGGAAATTTTTCGCAATAATAAACAGTTGGCTCACTTGGAGCGCTGTTTCCTGCGGGCTGTTTCCAGCTCTACAGAGGGCTTTAGACCATTGCGCTGTTTTTCGTCCAAATGTGGGCTGTCTAAGAGCCATGCCAGCGTATCGAGAATAGCATCACGTGTTGAGCGTGACCGATAACCGATTCGAGAAGCCTTGGTGTGGTTATACCAAAAGTAGTGGCCCACCTGCATGGCTTGATCTCGCGTCGCTTGAGGCGCTTTCCCAGTGATTTTAGACCCTAATTCCATCAATGAGGCCCCGAAAAGGGCTGTCTTGGAATTCAGTCTCACGGAGGGCTTGCTCACATTACAGAGCCGGCTGATGGTTTCGTGCACCCTTTTCCAGTGCCAATTATCCGCTCCGAGAAGGTAACGTTCACCGGATTCACCTTTTTCAGCCAGCAGCACATGCCCACGGGCACAATCTTCGGCATGAACGATATTAACGCCGCCTGGCCAAGTTAATTTGAAAGGATCGAAGAGGTAGTTGGTAATGGTTCCCATGCTTGCACTTGGTTTTTGATCGTTTGGTCCAAGGATGACCGCAGGGTTGGCACAGACCAGATCAACTTTTTGCTCTTGGGCATGCTCCATCGCAACCTTTTCTTGAAGCGCCTTACTCTGAAAATATTGCGGCATCGAGTCGAGATTAGGAGCTGACTTTTCAGTCATCGGCGTTTGGTCGGTGTTGCGCCCAAGAACCCCTGCACTGGAGGTGAGAACGAGCCTTTTCACGCCAGCGTCTTTAGCGGCGTCAACTGCATTGATGGCACCCTGACGGGCCGTTTGGTCCATTTCTTCTTGAGAAAATCCCCAGTAGGAAAAGACCGCAGCTGTGTGAAAGATGGTGTCGCAGCCATCGGCGGCAGCTCTTAAAGCTTGCCCGTCTCTTACGTCGCCGTAAGCGTAGTCTATATCGAGGCCTTTAAGCGCTTTAAGGTTGCTTGTTTTGCGGACCATAGCGCGCACGCTGTGGCCTTTTTGCAAAAGCGCCTGAACGATATGATTGCCGAGAAGCCCATTGGCTCCAGTTACCAGGGCAATCATGATTATTTGAGTTTTTCGAGAAGAGGTTGATAACCCTGCACAGCTGTTCGCTGCATGTAGAAGGTTAGTCCACGCTCACCGCCGAGTTCTTCACCGCCTCCTGCACGCCCTGGGCCGCCGTGAACAAGTGTTGGCATGACCACACCGGGTCCGGCTGAGAGTTCAGCGACTTTCTTACTTGCCAGATGAAGCCTACCTAAGAAGGGTGCTACTTCAAGCGTCATGCTGAGTGCGAAATCTGCTTTGTCGCTATAAACACTTGAAACCAAGCTTCCGCGACCAAGTCCGAGCAGCTCTGCCGCTTCTTCAGCGCTTCCGCTGTAAGGAATCAAAGTGGCCACCGGGCCAAAGATTTCACGGTCATGAATCGCAGGTGCTTTTGCATCCTTCGCTTCGAGAAGAACGGGTGAGAAGAAATAACCTTTGTCGCCCTCAACGCCGACCAATTCTGCTCGGCCACCGTCACCGTAAACCGGTGTTGCAACTTCTTTGAGTCTTTCAAGACCGGTATGGGCATCTTTAACTTGGCGAGCGGTAGCCAGTGGGCCAACTTTTACGCCTTTTTCAGCGGGGTTGCCCACCCGTGCGGTCGCTATCTCGCGGCTAAGGTCTTCCTTAACTGAATCCATCATGTCTTTGGGGATCAAGATTCTACGAATTGCGGTACACTTTTGCCCAGCTTTTTGGGTCATATCTTTAGCGACTTCGCGAAGGAAGAGGTCGTAAGTTTCGTCGTCGGTGCTTAGGTCCGGCCCGAGGACAGCTGCGTTGAGGCTGTCGGCTTCAACATTTACCCGCACGTTATGCTTGAGAATGTTTTCTCGGCTGCGAATCATAAGCCCCGTGTCTGAGGAGCCAGTAAATGCGATGACGTCTTGCCAGTCAGCGTGGTCGAGTAGGTCGCCAGGGTTGCCGCCGATAAAGGAGAAGCTGCCCTTAGGTAAAAGCCCTGATTCAATTGCAATCTCCGCCATGCGGTAGGCCACAAGTGCGGTGCTGGTTGCAGGCTTGGTCACGACGGGCATACCGGCCAGAAGGGCGCATGCTGCTTTTTCCATCATTCCCCAGGCGGGAAAGTTGAAAGCGTTAATATGAATGGCTGCTCCGCGAAGCGGGGTGTAAAGGTGCTGCCCGACCCAGCGTGGATTACGCGTAAGTTGAACGACGTCGCCATCGTTGATTACTTTTTCTGCGCCAAGCTTCTGGCCGAGTTTTCCATAATAGGACAGAGTGCCGGTTGCGCCATCG of the Deltaproteobacteria bacterium genome contains:
- a CDS encoding protein kinase — encoded protein: MAGWNMSDKGTILIVDDSEPHRAVIARELEKVGYNTATADSGAKAIQAVAQEAIDLVLLDVVMPGLDGFTTLRQLRRNNTTQSLPIIMLTARDDAEDVIQALRLGANDYAVKPIRLSELMGRIETHLKLKRGKDEKLGHYRLIGKLGEGAMGIVYEAEEINGEGRAALKVLPRSLTLKKQAVQRFLQEGSLISKANHKNVVKLFDIGRDGETYYIAMELVIGETLDKLARRKPMEPQHCLQVSRQVALGLEHLYEVGVIHRDIKPQNIMINANGDVKIADFGIARDTSRDHRLTQEGTGLGSLVYSAPEQIGGKAQHHADMYSLGCTMFEMLAGQSPFPRDKNIEWMIEAKYKKVPKLRDTRKDTPKEIEALVHRLMQPKPQQRFESYQDLIAAIDALIVVEE
- a CDS encoding NAD-dependent epimerase/dehydratase family protein → MIALVTGANGLLGNHIVQALLQKGHSVRAMVRKTSNLKALKGLDIDYAYGDVRDGQALRAAADGCDTIFHTAAVFSYWGFSQEEMDQTARQGAINAVDAAKDAGVKRLVLTSSAGVLGRNTDQTPMTEKSAPNLDSMPQYFQSKALQEKVAMEHAQEQKVDLVCANPAVILGPNDQKPSASMGTITNYLFDPFKLTWPGGVNIVHAEDCARGHVLLAEKGESGERYLLGADNWHWKRVHETISRLCNVSKPSVRLNSKTALFGASLMELGSKITGKAPQATRDQAMQVGHYFWYNHTKASRIGYRSRSTRDAILDTLAWLLDSPHLDEKQRNGLKPSVELETARRKQRSK
- a CDS encoding 3,4-dehydroadipyl-CoA semialdehyde dehydrogenase, with product MTVCIRSYVCANWVTGTGEKSPLYNPTTEAVVAETSTEGVDFKEALAFARDTGGPALRAMTFAERGEMLVNVAKAIHEYREELIDLAIQNGGNTRSDAKFDIDGATGTLSYYGKLGQKLGAEKVINDGDVVQLTRNPRWVGQHLYTPLRGAAIHINAFNFPAWGMMEKAACALLAGMPVVTKPATSTALVAYRMAEIAIESGLLPKGSFSFIGGNPGDLLDHADWQDVIAFTGSSDTGLMIRSRENILKHNVRVNVEADSLNAAVLGPDLSTDDETYDLFLREVAKDMTQKAGQKCTAIRRILIPKDMMDSVKEDLSREIATARVGNPAEKGVKVGPLATARQVKDAHTGLERLKEVATPVYGDGGRAELVGVEGDKGYFFSPVLLEAKDAKAPAIHDREIFGPVATLIPYSGSAEEAAELLGLGRGSLVSSVYSDKADFALSMTLEVAPFLGRLHLASKKVAELSAGPGVVMPTLVHGGPGRAGGGEELGGERGLTFYMQRTAVQGYQPLLEKLK